The Microbulbifer sp. YPW1 genome contains the following window.
TTTTGCGCCGGTTACAACCGGGCCTGAGAAGTCACCCTGTGCCCTCAGCGCATCTTCTGCGGAGCTAATTTTGTAGGATTTCAGACTTTCCAGGCTCTCGATATGCAAGAAGTTCCCCTCTTCTGGCAGCGTCTCATCGTACTCATCCCGGAACCAGCGCCGCCCATGGGTAATGACCTTACCCACAGAAGCCTTGGCTGAGGGAAGCCCCGGCACCATGTAATCCATGGTGAAGTCGTCGTAAAACGACTGGATTTCACCAGGGTCCTTGAAATCCGTAAAATCAATTTCGAAAGTATTGGAGACGCTGAAATAGGTAAAGCCGGTGACCTGCGTTTTGGGACCACAGATACTCGCGACCATCTTGCAAGTATCGACCGGATCCCGCATTACCTGGCAGCCCTCGAATACGATTTTTGACTGCACGGTAACGCCGGTCTTTGCCAGCGCCTGGCGCACGGTCTCCGTAGTCGGGTTACGACCACCTATAAATAGCTGCCCCGGTGCCGAGTGTACATTGATAACCAGAGTATCGATTTTCCCGTACTTGCTCAGTGCCGCCGCCAGTTCCGCAACGGACCCAACACCTACCAGCTTTGCTTTCGGATAATAGGCGCGCGCAAGGATGGGGGAAAAGCCACTGATTCCCGCATCGCCGCTGTCGTAGAGCATCAGTGTCTTGATCGATGGACCCTTGGCTGTCCCAGAGCTACCGCCAGTGGCTGCCTTGGTACCTGCCACCGGCGTCTGTGTCAGCGTCGCTGAGTTGAGCACCTGGCCCACATCAGTGACTGGATGTCTTGGAGGCATCGGTTTTTCCTCCTTACTCTTCTGTCTCTAGGGCGCACAGGCGGTTCAGGTCGACGATGGTTTCGAGGCGATCCTCGAGCTTGGCTTCCGCGATCGCGGCCTGAACAATGCGTTCGCGATCGTTAGCGAGGGTTTCCTTGTTTGCCGCTGCGCGCTGGATAGTCATCGCATATTCGTCGAGTGCATCCGCCTGTCCGAGCAATGCCTCCACGATAACACTGTCAGTTCGCATGGTAATACGCGAGTCATTCAGCAGGACACCATCCACGGGATTGCTGGAATCGGCCTGATTCAAAGGTCCGGATTTGAAACGGTAATAGCTGTTGGCGGTAGGCACCGGGAACTCGCCATCGTCATCCAGAGTGGCCGGTTCGATCTCAATACGTGTACCGTGATCCACAAGGTTTACCCGCTCCAGGGTGGGCACCATGATATCTTCGCTGTCGGCGATAAAGCCCGCTACTTTAAGGATGGCACGAGCCACCTGCGGGATTTTGTGCTCCACTACGAACTCTTGCAGGAAGCCCAACAGACCGGAAATAGGCACCTCACGCCAGGAATCGCGACGACCGTTGGTAAACGCCACACGGACGTCCTTCAGGTGTAACTTGGTAATGTACTCCTGATTCAACTCGCGGAACACAAAGTTCAGGACACGACGCATATTTGCGTTGCTAATGGTGCGTTCGATAATGGTTTCCGATCCGGATTCGTCCTCCCGCTCGGAGCTGCTGGTTACCGACATTTCCCGTTTGCTGGAAGATTCTGCAGCGTGTTCCTTGACGGATTCTGCTGCCTGCTTAGCAAACTGCTCACGTCCACTGGAGTACTCGCCGCTCCCGCCACCAGATACACTGGCACTACCAAACCCCCAACTGGCGGACACTTCCGCTTCTACATGCCACTCTTCCGTTTTGGACTTGGTCTGCTTGTCGGTAGTTTCATTCTGGATTTTGTCGGCAAATCGCTCCCGTGCGGACTGCTCGTGCGAGTCGATAATACTGGAGGATTCCTCGCGGCTCTCCTTGGTGCTCTGCCAGGTACGCATGGATATACGCGTAGTTTCCCCGGGCAACAGGGTAAACGTCTTCACCGTTTTGCCCATACCGTAGTCGCCCAGGAACGAGCTGACTCCATAGCGCTCCACTAGGAATATTTTGGGCTTCTCTGATGAATCAACGGGATGGGGTGTATAAGTCAGGTTGCCGGCCCAACCAACGGTGGGCACCATCACAATGCCAGTATGAATATTTTCTTTGAAAACATTGGGGTCCACTGCTTCGTTCAGCGCAGCTATCGTCTTCATTTGCTGGCTGTTAGCCGCTCGCAATTTGGTATTTTCCACAGGAGCCCGGGTCGGTCTAACGTCTGTAGGTAGCCGGGTCACACGGGTGCTTATCCGGTAGATACTCTCACTGAGGAAGTTCTTGACCAAGGTATCATTGGGAATCAAATTGTCCTTAACTTTTGGATCAATACCTAGCGACTCCTTGTACGAGGTTCCTGCGGATCTGGCGAGTGCAGTAAAATCCTTGTTCCCCAGCCCCAGATCCAGCTCCATGATCCGACGCCCTGTATGTGCGCCGGGCAACGGCACCTGGTAGTTTATTTTTGCCGGCTGTCCCGCCTCGCTGAATTGAATTGCCTTTGGCTCACTAACTGTGTCATTCATTGATAAATTCCTTTTTATTTGGTCCGTTTTCATATTCACCATCATCCATCTGGCCCAAAACTCCTTGTCATGTGGCCAGTGCGGGCAGCGAGAATATCAGCGTTTTCCTATTTCGCAACGACAGGAAAACGCTTTTGGTGACACAGCGAAAACAGGACTTCAAGCAAACCTGATCTACCCGCGGCAACTAATTGATATTAAAAAGATTAAGCAAATAAAATCGGAAATTACCGCGCGATTACAAATGCTTACACCCGATTACACATCGGTTCTCCTGCTCGGAATTGACAGTAAAAAACGCGCTACCGGAGTTGCATCAACCTGGAGGGTAAATTGATAGCCCCCTGCCAGTTAATTGATTGAGATTCCAGGTGTTTATTTTTGTTTGACGCCGTATATTGACGGCTTATTGACGGAACTTTCTACATCAGTAACGATTCCGCGCTTTTCGGTTGCATTAGGATCCAATCACCATGCCCCTGTTATTTGAAGAAATCGATAGCCAGCCCTCACCCCTAGGCGAAATCTCACTGCGCAGGCGACGTATTCCGGCGCTCGGCGATCGAGATATCTACGAGGTAAAGCTGGGAGAGGAATTTTTGATGTCCAGCATGTTTGTGGAGGCGGAAGAAGCGCTGTCCACACTCGGTCTGGCACAGGTGCAGGGTGATAACCTGAGCGTGGTCGTTGGGGGACTGGGCCTTGGGTATACCGCGGTGGCGGCACTGCAGGACACACGGATCACCGAGCTACTGGTGATCGATGCTCTGGATACCGTGATCAGCTGGCACAAAACCGAGAAAGTGCCCCTCGGGAAAATCCTTAATGCGGATAAAAGAAACCGCTACGTACACGGCAGTTTCTTTGACCTGGCCACAGACCCGCATGCGGGTTTTGACCCGGCAGGTCCGGGAAGAAAGTTCGATGCGATTCTGCTGGATATCGACCACTCACCCACCGAATACCTGAACCCGGCCAATGCGGACTTTTACACCACCGATAACCTGGCGCTGATGGCGGAACAGTTGAAGCCAGGCGGGGTATTCGCCATGTGGTCACAAAATCTTCCGGAGGCATCCTTTGAGCATTTACTGGGTACTGTTTTTCCCTCGGTGCAGTCCCATGTGGTCTCTTTTTACAATCCGTTTATGAGCGAGGAATCGACCAATTCCGTCTACGTCTGCGTCAAATCGAGTTGACGTAGATCCTTCTAATTTCGCACATAGTGAGCGGGATATTCCGTCAGGTCACCGAAAAATATTTTCCAAATCTTAATTTCCCGGTAATAATAATTTCACGGATGAAATTATTATCTGCGCCAGTTAGTCAAGGAAGACCACATTGGCAGCTATCGATTGGCGCATGATTTCTCGAGCTGATCTGCTGACACCTTTGGCAGATCCAATGAAACAGGGACGTTTCATGGAAAATGTAATTCGCTCCCGTGCGACGGGAAAAAGTGTCATCAATGGTACTTACGAAACCCGCAAGATTTTGCTCAAAGTCGGCACTAAGTCGGTGACGAAGTACTTCAAACAACGCCCGGGCGTTCAGCGGCGTTATCGCGTGGAAAAATCCGCCCTGCAACGGTTGCGCGGTGTGGTAGGTTTCCCTCAGCTGATCCGCACGGCGGATACTTCACTTCTCCTGGAAATGTCACGCCTGCCTGGCGCTTCGGTTAAATCTCTCAGTGAGCGCAACTTGCGAGACCTGGCGGCCATCGTCGAGAAGATGCTTGCGGCGGGTGTAGCACGCCATTCCCTGCCGCTTCGCGATATCCTGGTGGACCCAGAAGGCAATGTCGGGCTGGTGGATTTCGAGCGTGCCACGCTGCGCTCCCGAATCTGGCGTCCGGACTGGAGTATCGCCAAGGCGGTAACCCGCTATCACCTCTATCGGCTCTTCGCTGAGCAGCAACCACAGCTGCTGAATCCGGAACAGTGGCGACTGGTAAATATTGGTGGAAAGCTTCGCAACCCGGTAAGCCTGCTCCACGCCTTGACCAGATCACTGCGCAAGCCGGCGTAGACCACTGCACGGACTCGACCGGCTCTCCCCCGCCTGCATGCTCAATTTTTAGGCTGATTTCTCGACACCCTGCCCGCAAGCCCTTATAGTGCGCGGCCCGCCACGCTTCTGTGTGTGGCGGCCGTTATCGAAGACGCTCATTCATACATACCGCCCACCTGTAAGCCCCCGGGAATATTCTCTTGATCACCACCGCCAATATCACCATGCAGTTTGGTGCCCAGCCGCTGTTTGAAAACATCTCCGCCAAGTTCGGCAACGGCAACCGCTACGGCCTGATCGGGGCCAATGGCTGCGGCAAGTCCACATTCATGAAGATCCTGAGTGGCGCGCTGGCGCCGTCTGCGGGCAATGTATCCATCGAGCCCGGTTGCACCGTGGGTGTACTGAGCCAGGACCAGTTCGCGTTCGAGGAGTACTCGGTAGTCGACGCGGTGATCATGGGCGATACCCGCCTGTGGGAGATCAAGCAGGAGCGCGACCGTATCTACTCGCTGCCGGAAATGAGCGAGGAAGAAGGTATGCGCGTGGCCGACCTGGAGGTGCAGTTCGCAGAACTGGACGGCTACAGCGCGGAGAGCCGCGCGGGCGAGATCCTGCTGGAGGCGGGTATCGAGGAATCCCTGCATTTCGGCTCCATGAAGCAGGTGGCACCGGGCTGGAAGGTTCGCGTGCTGCTGGCGCAGGCCCTGTTTGCGGATCCGGACATCCTGCTGCTGGACGAACCTACCAACAACCTGGATATCCACACCATCCACTGGCTGGCGGAAGTGCTGAACCAGCGCCGCTCCACCATGATCATCATTTCCCACGACCGGCACTTCCTGAATCAGGTCTGCACCCATATGGCGGATATTGATTACGGCGAGCTGCGCGTCTTCCCGGGTAACTACGAGGACTTCGTGGCTGCCTCCACCCTGATCCAGGAGCAGCTGCACGCGGAGAACGCCAAGAAGAGTGCGGAGCTGGAAGAGCTGCAATCCTTCGTTAACCGCTTCTCTGCCAACGCGTCCAAGGCCAAGCAGGCCAGCTCGCGGGCGAAGAAGATGGAGAAGATCAAGCTGGAGGAGGTAAAGCCGTCCAGCCGGGTAAAGCCTTACATTACCTTCCAGCAGAGCAAGAAACTGCACCGACAGGCGCTGACCCTGGAAGATCTGGCCCACGGGTATGACGGTGAGACCCTGTTCGCCGGCGGCGAGATGATTCTGGAAGCGGGTGCACGCCTGGCGGTGATCGGCGAGAACGGGGTGGGCAAAACCACCTTCCTGCGCTGTCTGGTGGATCAGCTGCAGGCCAACAGCGGCGTGGTGAAATGGTCCGAAAATGCGGCCATCGGCTACTGTCCCCAGGACAGCAGCGCGGATTTTGACAACGATCTGACCATCTTCGAGTGGATGTCCCAGTGGCGCACTCCCAAGCACGATGACCTGGCGGTACGCGGTATGCTCGGGCGCTTGCTGTTTACCGCAGACGACGCCAACAAGAAGGCGCGGGTGTGCTCCGGTGGGGAAAAGAACCGCCTGCTGTTCGGCAAGCTGATGATGATGGATACCAACGTGCTGGTCATGGACGAGCCCACCAACCACCTGGATATGGAGTCCATCGAGGCGCTGAACAAGGCGCTGTCCCAGTACGAAGGCACCCTGATCTTCGTCAGCCACGACCGCCAGTTTGTCTCCTCCCTGGCCACCCGGGTGCTGGAGATCAAGGACAAGCAGCTGGTCGATTTCCAGGGTACCTACGATGAATACCTCGCCGATCGGGCCCGCGCAGAGGCACAGGCCGCCTGATAACCCTTAACGGGGCAAATTGGCGCCAAAAACTTCGAATTGTATCGACTAATTACTGAACAATTTCTAGACAGGGCGATCACTTCCCTATAGAGTGGCCCCTGCTAGAAAGAAAGACTTTTATTGATACCGCTATATCGCTGTCGTACTCGCAATGCCACGTTTTATTCATATCGTGTCCTGCAGTTACTAAGAGCCTTTACATCAAGCACCACCCGCCTCTCGAGGCAACACTCTTTTTAATTTCAGGAAAATTAGATATGTCTAATACAGTGACTGGAACCGTTAAATGGTTCGACGAAGCAAAAGGTTTTGGTTTTATTGAGCAGCAGTCCGGTCCGGACGTGTTCGCACACTTCAGCGCTATCGCTAGCACCGGTTTCCGCACCCTGACCGAAGGCCAGGCCGTTGAGTTCACCGTAACTCAAGGCAAGAAAGGCCCGCAGGCTGAAAACATCGTAGTGGTTTAATCCCCTACTGATGTGAAAACGGGCCCTTCGGGGCCCGTTTTTGTTTGTGTCCAATTTGATCAGAATTGATATCCGACCGTCAGGGAATAGATGTCCGGGTCCACATCGATACTGATGGAGCGGGTAACATCCCCGATCTGCGGGGTATCGGTGGTAACTTCAATATCACTGGTCACCCAGTAGCGGGAATACGCCAGGTCCACTGACCAGCTTTCATTCAGCGCGTAGTTCGCGCCAATCTTCACCACGCCTCCCACGCTGTCTTCGACAGTGCCTTCGCTTTCGCCGCCGAATGCGTGCTCATAGCTCTCGTAAATCTCAACATCCATAAACTTGGCGTAGTTAACGCCGGCACCCACGTAGGCACTCAGTTTGCTGCCCAGGTCGAAGTGGTAAAGACCGATGACGGCCGGGGTCAGCGCCTTGCTTTCACCCACCTCACCCAGGGCTGCGGCAGTGCCGGTGGCAACCTGCTTTACCGTCGGCGGCGTGCCCGCAGCGAACTGCACGGACCAGTTGTCGGTAATGAAGTAGTCGTATGAGAACAGGGTGACACTGTGGTCATCGGCAATCGCGGTGATGCCGGCCGGGGTCAGGGCGGTGCCCATACCCATGTTGTCGCTCAATTCGGTAGATTCGCTGTTATAGCTGACGGTACCTGCACCCATCTTGATCAGGTGGCTGCCGGCTTCTGCAGCAAAGGTGGAGGCGCTACACAGCGCTGCGCACAGCGCGATGGCACTGGACAGTGTTTTCATGGTCTTTCTCTCGTTATTACTATTTTTCGGCATCGTTTTTAGCGTTGTATTCGGGTGTGGGAAGCCGGCAGCTACCGGCGAAATACCCTCATCCGAACTTGCCCATAGGGGACCATAAGGCGCCAACCCAAATAAGGTTTGTTGGGGACACGGGGGTGTCCATTTCCGCCAATCGGTGATTTAATAACCAATATTGCACCTACCGAAAAACCTCAAAAAGCGCCCCAGAAGTGAAACTTTTCTCTAGTTTTCAGCCGGAAAGGGAAAGGAAGTCCTATCTGCTCCACAGTGTTGCTCGCCTGATATCTACCCTGGCAGGATTTGGCGTGCCGGTGCGAGAAGTGCTGCAAGGCAGCGGTGTCCTGGAGGGACAGCTGGATAACCCGCAAGCGCGGGTGTCTTTCGGTCAGATACAGGTGATCTTCCAAAATACGGTGCGCCTCACGCCGCGGGCGGATATCGGTTTACACGCGAGCCGAGAAGCCCGGTTTTCAGATTTCGGGGTGATCGGCTACACGC
Protein-coding sequences here:
- a CDS encoding AraC family transcriptional regulator ligand-binding domain-containing protein — encoded protein: MKLFSSFQPERERKSYLLHSVARLISTLAGFGVPVREVLQGSGVLEGQLDNPQARVSFGQIQVIFQNTVRLTPRADIGLHASREARFSDFGVIGYTLISARSMADAFELGLRYLRLASPAVNSTRQYRAD
- a CDS encoding OmpW family protein, with product MKTLSSAIALCAALCSASTFAAEAGSHLIKMGAGTVSYNSESTELSDNMGMGTALTPAGITAIADDHSVTLFSYDYFITDNWSVQFAAGTPPTVKQVATGTAAALGEVGESKALTPAVIGLYHFDLGSKLSAYVGAGVNYAKFMDVEIYESYEHAFGGESEGTVEDSVGGVVKIGANYALNESWSVDLAYSRYWVTSDIEVTTDTPQIGDVTRSISIDVDPDIYSLTVGYQF
- a CDS encoding spermidine synthase, whose translation is MPLLFEEIDSQPSPLGEISLRRRRIPALGDRDIYEVKLGEEFLMSSMFVEAEEALSTLGLAQVQGDNLSVVVGGLGLGYTAVAALQDTRITELLVIDALDTVISWHKTEKVPLGKILNADKRNRYVHGSFFDLATDPHAGFDPAGPGRKFDAILLDIDHSPTEYLNPANADFYTTDNLALMAEQLKPGGVFAMWSQNLPEASFEHLLGTVFPSVQSHVVSFYNPFMSEESTNSVYVCVKSS
- a CDS encoding cold-shock protein, which gives rise to MSNTVTGTVKWFDEAKGFGFIEQQSGPDVFAHFSAIASTGFRTLTEGQAVEFTVTQGKKGPQAENIVVV
- a CDS encoding ABC-F family ATPase, with amino-acid sequence MITTANITMQFGAQPLFENISAKFGNGNRYGLIGANGCGKSTFMKILSGALAPSAGNVSIEPGCTVGVLSQDQFAFEEYSVVDAVIMGDTRLWEIKQERDRIYSLPEMSEEEGMRVADLEVQFAELDGYSAESRAGEILLEAGIEESLHFGSMKQVAPGWKVRVLLAQALFADPDILLLDEPTNNLDIHTIHWLAEVLNQRRSTMIIISHDRHFLNQVCTHMADIDYGELRVFPGNYEDFVAASTLIQEQLHAENAKKSAELEELQSFVNRFSANASKAKQASSRAKKMEKIKLEEVKPSSRVKPYITFQQSKKLHRQALTLEDLAHGYDGETLFAGGEMILEAGARLAVIGENGVGKTTFLRCLVDQLQANSGVVKWSENAAIGYCPQDSSADFDNDLTIFEWMSQWRTPKHDDLAVRGMLGRLLFTADDANKKARVCSGGEKNRLLFGKLMMMDTNVLVMDEPTNHLDMESIEALNKALSQYEGTLIFVSHDRQFVSSLATRVLEIKDKQLVDFQGTYDEYLADRARAEAQAA